A genomic stretch from Enterobacter oligotrophicus includes:
- a CDS encoding SDR family NAD(P)-dependent oxidoreductase: MRFPQTPSFSLAGRRALVTGGSKGLGFACAVALAQAGAEVWIAARNRDDLASAVELAAGEHLTLHPLALDITESQKVEETLRQLPVMDILVNSAGLARHQPFLEVSDANFDAVMALNVRATFFVSQQIARRMCEAGNGGSIIHLSSQMGHVGGPQRSVYCASKFALEGLTRTMALELGEAGIRVNTLCPTFIETELSRQSLSDPDFRRFVMSNIKLPRLGKVEDVMGPVVFLASDAAAMITGSALMVDGGWTAT, encoded by the coding sequence ATGAGGTTTCCTCAGACACCGTCATTTTCCCTGGCTGGCAGGCGAGCGCTGGTGACCGGAGGATCGAAGGGGCTCGGCTTTGCCTGCGCGGTCGCGCTGGCTCAGGCCGGAGCCGAAGTCTGGATCGCCGCCCGCAATCGTGACGATCTGGCCAGCGCAGTGGAGCTTGCTGCTGGCGAACACCTGACGCTGCATCCGCTGGCGCTGGACATCACGGAATCTCAAAAGGTAGAGGAGACTCTTCGCCAGCTACCGGTCATGGACATTCTGGTTAACAGCGCCGGACTGGCTCGCCACCAGCCTTTTCTGGAGGTCAGCGATGCGAATTTTGATGCGGTCATGGCGCTTAACGTGCGGGCGACTTTCTTTGTCAGCCAGCAGATCGCGCGGCGCATGTGCGAGGCGGGCAACGGAGGCTCCATCATTCATCTTTCATCGCAAATGGGTCACGTGGGGGGGCCGCAGCGCAGCGTCTATTGTGCGTCGAAATTTGCCCTTGAAGGGCTGACGCGCACGATGGCGCTTGAGCTGGGCGAGGCCGGAATTCGGGTGAATACCTTATGCCCCACCTTTATTGAAACCGAGCTGTCGCGTCAGTCGCTGAGCGACCCGGACTTTCGCCGCTTCGTGATGAGCAACATTAAGCTGCCACGCCTGGGGAAAGTGGAAGATGTCATGGGGCCGGTGGTGTTCCTTGCCTCTGACGCGGCGGCGATGATCACTGGCAGTGCGCTGATGGTGGACGGAGGGTGGACCGCAACATGA
- a CDS encoding ester cyclase — MSSTEVTNKAPAVPEKNNSKIQRDEPVLQVERRDFIDLVPEKRPRAQSLRGFDECYTDIVDYIVRCTHKIWDERDVGLIYTHYTHNCVLYNALGTLYTREEVVQDTLKRLVAFPERRGMATQVIWNGNDVDGFYTSHLVTGTGRHTQFSHLGQPTNRTFVTRTVADCMIHENKIYREWVVSDNMSLMKQLGLNTDDIAFNMAKEQFDKGFRVTDIGENGRMLGQYPPEIECDISIAHTDTEEQCLRWMHEIYNRRMLGKIKEVYAPNVQYHGPLMKELYGVASVTHQTLALIGMIPDGAWLPQHICSNPCDEGGVKVAIRWIMEGHHLGYGELGKPTGERLFVMGMSHYHIVNGKIVDEWVVYDHLALLAQIKLGQMENA, encoded by the coding sequence ATGTCTTCAACTGAAGTAACAAATAAAGCTCCAGCCGTACCCGAAAAAAATAACAGTAAAATTCAGCGTGACGAACCGGTATTACAGGTTGAACGCCGCGACTTTATTGATCTCGTTCCGGAGAAACGCCCTCGCGCGCAATCATTAAGAGGCTTCGATGAGTGTTATACGGATATTGTCGATTATATCGTGCGCTGCACCCATAAAATATGGGACGAACGTGACGTTGGTTTAATTTATACCCACTATACCCATAACTGCGTGCTGTATAACGCACTGGGCACACTGTATACCCGTGAAGAAGTGGTGCAGGACACCCTGAAACGCCTGGTAGCCTTCCCTGAGCGCCGGGGCATGGCGACGCAGGTTATCTGGAACGGCAATGACGTCGATGGTTTCTATACCTCTCACCTGGTAACGGGGACGGGGCGTCATACCCAGTTCAGCCATCTCGGCCAGCCCACGAACCGCACGTTTGTCACGCGCACCGTGGCCGACTGCATGATCCACGAGAACAAGATTTACCGCGAGTGGGTAGTGAGTGACAACATGTCCCTGATGAAACAACTGGGGCTAAACACCGATGACATCGCCTTCAACATGGCGAAAGAGCAATTTGATAAAGGCTTCCGCGTCACCGACATCGGTGAGAATGGCCGCATGCTGGGGCAGTATCCACCGGAGATAGAGTGCGACATCTCGATCGCCCATACCGATACCGAAGAGCAGTGCCTGCGCTGGATGCACGAAATTTATAACCGTCGGATGTTAGGCAAGATTAAAGAGGTCTACGCGCCCAACGTGCAGTACCACGGCCCGCTGATGAAAGAGCTTTACGGCGTAGCATCGGTGACGCACCAGACCCTGGCACTTATTGGCATGATCCCGGACGGCGCATGGCTCCCGCAGCATATCTGCTCTAACCCGTGCGATGAGGGCGGCGTGAAAGTGGCGATCCGTTGGATCATGGAAGGCCACCACCTGGGCTATGGCGAGCTGGGCAAACCCACAGGCGAGCGTCTGTTCGTTATGGGCATGTCCCATTACCACATTGTGAACGGCAAAATTGTTGATGAGTGGGTCGTTTACGATCACCTGGCGCTGCTGGCGCAGATCAAACTTGGTCAGATGGAGAATGCATAA
- a CDS encoding alpha/beta fold hydrolase, which produces MNASFIDNSDVPLVLIGGTLCNARLWQPLIAQLNVPAVICLTLSCADSAQESSRRLLNVLPPRFLLAGFSLGAIVALQMVADAPERLAGLALLSVNPLADRPENAATRRAAVRNAREQGHGKWLSSTLWHQYVAPSSLDNQELHDVLCLMAQETDSAVFARQTEIAIGRRDNRAALSALLCPVLIMNGEHDPVCTPAHHQLAAASAAHATWITLSSTGHFFILESAENAAVPLRKWITESLNASQ; this is translated from the coding sequence ATGAATGCCTCTTTTATCGATAATAGCGATGTGCCGCTGGTGTTAATCGGCGGCACGCTCTGCAATGCCCGGCTATGGCAGCCATTGATTGCTCAACTGAACGTCCCGGCGGTTATTTGCCTGACCCTGTCCTGTGCCGATTCGGCACAGGAGTCTTCCCGACGGCTCCTGAACGTGCTGCCACCGCGCTTCCTGCTGGCGGGTTTCTCTCTGGGGGCTATTGTCGCGCTGCAAATGGTTGCTGATGCGCCTGAGCGGCTGGCGGGGCTGGCATTACTGTCGGTCAATCCGCTGGCGGATCGTCCTGAAAACGCGGCTACCCGACGGGCTGCCGTCAGGAATGCGCGCGAACAGGGGCACGGGAAATGGCTCTCTTCAACCCTCTGGCACCAGTATGTGGCACCGTCCAGCCTCGACAACCAGGAGTTACATGACGTCCTGTGCTTGATGGCGCAGGAGACGGACAGCGCAGTATTTGCCCGGCAGACTGAAATTGCGATCGGCCGTCGTGATAACCGTGCGGCGCTGAGCGCTCTTTTGTGTCCGGTGCTCATCATGAATGGCGAGCATGATCCTGTCTGTACGCCTGCACACCACCAGTTAGCTGCCGCAAGCGCAGCCCACGCCACGTGGATCACCCTGAGTTCAACGGGACATTTTTTTATCCTCGAGTCGGCGGAAAACGCCGCTGTTCCGTTACGGAAATGGATTACGGAGTCTTTGAATGCGAGTCAATAA
- a CDS encoding MFS transporter, translating to MFRALLRRPEARLFFIISILFFICIHSIDAFLAPMMLDQGIEPQVMGIIMGASGLATLLIRFPLGIISDVVKSRKIFIQISLMLPIFTWPLAWLEPNAVTLYLAKAADGVTAATWVLYNILFIRYFDRKEAPAAVALLALAGPVGVFIGNCVGGLLIHYFENNIAFLLSCVSGLLALILTTRISDVHDPVQAPTLQACIAGARKQLCDRSVWMIGILATIVILVPFATRDTLTPIYAEQLGARAGILSLLSNIHLIFYALAIALCSAVFYKRLGVMKTAVVGIVLQVVSTLGIPFTDNMYLIYALQALAGFSFGMAFAAFMSLSVVNTTSDEQSTRMGLFQTIYSLGMFIGPVIMGVMLQHINLASGYLFIAALSVVAVIITPLSVRWVNNRQINSSSDLSANGQLASARDQ from the coding sequence ATGTTTCGAGCACTACTCCGCCGACCTGAAGCCCGGCTTTTTTTCATCATCAGTATCCTGTTTTTCATTTGCATTCATAGTATTGACGCGTTTCTTGCACCTATGATGCTTGACCAGGGCATTGAGCCACAGGTGATGGGAATCATTATGGGGGCCAGCGGTCTGGCTACGCTGCTCATCCGTTTCCCCCTGGGGATTATTTCTGATGTGGTAAAAAGCCGGAAAATCTTTATTCAAATCAGCCTGATGCTACCCATTTTTACCTGGCCTTTGGCCTGGCTGGAACCGAATGCGGTCACGCTGTATCTGGCGAAAGCAGCAGATGGCGTCACCGCCGCCACGTGGGTTTTGTATAACATCCTGTTTATCCGTTACTTTGACCGCAAGGAAGCTCCGGCTGCTGTAGCGCTGCTGGCACTGGCAGGCCCGGTGGGCGTTTTTATTGGTAACTGCGTAGGTGGTTTATTAATTCACTATTTTGAGAACAATATCGCATTTTTGCTTTCCTGCGTTTCCGGATTGCTGGCGCTGATTCTTACCACCCGTATTAGCGATGTCCACGACCCGGTGCAGGCCCCCACGCTGCAGGCGTGTATCGCCGGGGCGCGTAAACAACTGTGCGACCGCTCGGTATGGATGATCGGCATTTTAGCCACCATTGTTATCCTTGTACCGTTTGCCACCCGCGATACCCTGACTCCCATTTACGCCGAGCAACTCGGTGCCAGAGCGGGCATCCTGTCGCTGTTAAGCAATATTCATCTGATCTTCTATGCGCTTGCTATCGCCCTGTGCAGTGCAGTGTTTTATAAGCGTCTGGGCGTGATGAAAACGGCTGTCGTGGGCATCGTTTTGCAGGTGGTTTCTACCCTCGGCATCCCTTTTACCGACAACATGTACCTGATTTACGCCCTGCAGGCGCTGGCCGGTTTCTCGTTCGGCATGGCCTTTGCCGCGTTTATGTCTCTCAGCGTGGTTAACACGACCTCGGATGAACAATCCACCCGCATGGGACTTTTCCAGACTATCTATTCACTGGGCATGTTTATCGGTCCGGTAATTATGGGCGTCATGCTGCAACATATTAATCTGGCGTCCGGCTATCTGTTTATTGCCGCGCTTTCCGTTGTTGCCGTCATTATTACGCCGCTGTCCGTGCGTTGGGTTAATAACCGGCAGATAAATTCTTCATCTGATTTATCCGCGAACGGGCAACTCGCCTCCGCTCGCGACCAGTAA
- a CDS encoding cupin gives MNAITLTAAQARSRLVAPEDMVSCNLAFIDCKLPGSHLKQNYSFIGPGVTQSSSQVVNIPEPHGFNIGAAAMPKGVTNNLHLHFTAEVFLIHEGCWRFRWGANGEHEAEFSAPAILTIPTWIFRGFTNVSKEDTCGMVYTVLGGNNTGGIIWHPSILEAASEYGLYLSKDNMLIDVNAGDTLPEKSGLLAPLAPEEIAALRDYSIEEMRQRAVTGEERQWSSEGLLDAVLPGHGGEIAPVIGYGISQDRHSVPPVTQPHGFSVEWLRLRAEHQVGRHLCPDIQVIMVFKGSLEVTWNQEGEEVSIIAPERSVISVPANSWRRYRAVEGGTEFILTTQGDQRKRVYWDDAILQQAKAHNRGLDPDGYVCKLDILPVTARRAGARIEKLTEE, from the coding sequence ATGAACGCAATTACGTTAACCGCTGCGCAGGCCCGCAGCCGTCTGGTCGCACCGGAAGATATGGTCTCCTGCAATCTGGCTTTTATTGATTGCAAGCTGCCGGGTTCACACCTCAAGCAGAACTATTCATTTATTGGCCCCGGCGTGACTCAGTCTTCATCACAGGTCGTCAATATCCCTGAACCGCATGGTTTTAATATTGGTGCAGCGGCGATGCCGAAGGGCGTGACCAATAATTTGCACCTGCACTTTACCGCCGAGGTCTTTTTAATTCATGAAGGATGCTGGCGTTTTCGCTGGGGGGCAAACGGTGAGCACGAGGCGGAATTCAGCGCGCCCGCTATTCTCACCATCCCGACGTGGATATTCCGGGGTTTTACTAATGTCAGCAAGGAAGATACCTGCGGCATGGTGTATACCGTGCTGGGTGGCAATAATACCGGTGGGATTATCTGGCATCCGTCGATACTGGAGGCGGCCAGCGAGTATGGGCTGTATCTGAGCAAAGATAATATGCTTATTGATGTAAATGCGGGTGATACTCTGCCTGAGAAATCGGGCCTGCTGGCACCGCTGGCCCCGGAGGAGATTGCGGCTCTGCGTGATTACTCCATTGAGGAGATGCGTCAGCGAGCAGTGACGGGCGAGGAGCGCCAGTGGTCGTCGGAGGGCTTGCTGGATGCGGTTCTGCCGGGTCACGGCGGCGAAATTGCCCCGGTTATTGGCTATGGCATTTCACAGGACCGTCACAGTGTACCGCCAGTCACGCAACCGCACGGCTTCTCCGTGGAATGGCTTCGCTTGCGGGCTGAGCATCAGGTGGGGCGTCATCTTTGCCCTGATATTCAGGTCATTATGGTGTTCAAAGGATCACTGGAGGTGACGTGGAATCAGGAAGGGGAAGAGGTCAGCATTATTGCGCCGGAACGTTCGGTTATTTCTGTTCCTGCCAACAGCTGGCGGCGCTACCGGGCGGTAGAAGGTGGGACAGAATTTATCCTTACCACGCAGGGGGATCAGCGAAAACGCGTGTACTGGGATGATGCGATTTTACAGCAGGCGAAGGCGCATAATCGTGGGCTCGATCCCGATGGCTATGTTTGCAAGCTGGATATTTTGCCCGTTACCGCCCGACGCGCTGGAGCCAGAATTGAGAAGCTAACAGAAGAGTGA
- a CDS encoding polymorphic toxin type 44 domain-containing protein, whose product MLLIDVANKINRLISNSTAPRRCSYVAGFAGQKGLTMACIPIYPPRGLEILREHIRLARARNEVQDMAAPLTYVWFYERVRNGGPWDFKQKKRIWADFGNFHYGAVGYAAGIPAEILHIAAGAAQWKAGTSRPEWGNFTGAPPFGDDPIDQFWIRQGIDYVKQHHF is encoded by the coding sequence GTGTTACTTATTGATGTTGCAAATAAAATTAATAGATTGATCTCAAACAGTACCGCGCCGCGCCGTTGCTCTTATGTTGCTGGTTTTGCCGGGCAGAAGGGATTAACGATGGCATGTATACCGATTTACCCGCCGCGCGGGCTGGAGATTTTGCGCGAACATATCAGGCTCGCGCGTGCGCGTAACGAAGTACAAGACATGGCCGCCCCGCTTACGTATGTGTGGTTTTATGAGCGAGTAAGAAACGGCGGCCCATGGGATTTCAAACAAAAAAAACGGATATGGGCTGACTTCGGTAATTTTCATTATGGCGCGGTAGGTTACGCTGCCGGCATTCCTGCAGAGATTTTGCATATAGCTGCTGGCGCGGCTCAGTGGAAAGCCGGCACATCAAGACCAGAATGGGGTAATTTCACGGGGGCCCCGCCATTTGGTGATGATCCGATAGACCAATTCTGGATAAGGCAAGGCATAGACTATGTTAAACAGCACCATTTTTAA
- a CDS encoding LacI family DNA-binding transcriptional regulator, producing MKRKSFAAVTSQQVAQLAGVSQSAVSRSFTPGASISPATREKVLKAARELGYRPNAIARSLNTARSRIIGVVISYFDNQFYPQVLEALAQKLDTLNYHLLLFVGDKDGNVDRIFDQIMQYRVDGIVLASVTLSLDLSGECLAAGIPVVLFNRSQENGMASSVNSNNEAAARQIAEFLMAGEHQRYAYVGGVADSSVNIARQRGFLAALQEQGINDVRVVNGDYDTRQTIRAAYTLFSTPPVPDAIFVANDHMALTVMDVARYEFGLQIPQDVSVIGYDDTGPSGWPSYALTSVSQPVKEMVEAAVELLMKQIESDTIEPEQITVPGQLVVRHSARRPHSGVIEKEGVSLFQPQEVK from the coding sequence ATGAAACGTAAGAGTTTTGCGGCGGTCACGTCGCAGCAGGTGGCGCAACTGGCAGGCGTATCGCAGTCGGCGGTATCACGGAGCTTTACGCCTGGGGCGAGTATCTCCCCGGCAACCCGTGAAAAAGTGCTGAAAGCGGCACGGGAGCTTGGCTATCGACCAAACGCGATTGCCCGCTCTCTCAATACCGCCCGGTCGCGCATCATCGGCGTGGTGATTTCCTATTTCGATAACCAGTTCTATCCGCAGGTTCTGGAAGCGCTGGCGCAAAAACTGGACACTCTCAATTACCACCTGCTGCTGTTTGTGGGCGACAAAGATGGAAACGTGGACAGGATTTTCGATCAGATCATGCAGTACCGGGTGGACGGCATCGTGCTGGCCTCGGTTACGCTTTCGCTGGATCTCTCCGGCGAATGTCTGGCTGCGGGGATACCGGTTGTTCTGTTTAACCGCAGCCAGGAAAACGGTATGGCCTCCAGTGTTAACAGCAATAATGAAGCGGCGGCACGGCAAATCGCTGAATTCCTGATGGCGGGTGAACACCAGCGTTACGCCTATGTGGGCGGCGTGGCCGATTCGTCGGTGAACATCGCCCGTCAGCGTGGCTTTCTGGCCGCATTACAGGAACAGGGAATAAACGACGTCAGAGTGGTTAACGGTGACTATGACACCAGGCAGACCATCCGCGCGGCCTATACCCTCTTTTCAACCCCGCCAGTGCCGGATGCTATTTTTGTGGCTAACGACCACATGGCGTTAACGGTGATGGACGTCGCGCGCTACGAGTTCGGCCTGCAAATTCCTCAGGATGTGTCGGTCATTGGCTATGACGATACCGGCCCGTCAGGCTGGCCTTCTTATGCATTGACCTCTGTGTCACAGCCTGTAAAGGAGATGGTGGAAGCGGCGGTCGAACTGCTGATGAAGCAAATTGAGAGCGACACCATTGAGCCTGAGCAGATTACCGTGCCGGGTCAACTGGTGGTGCGACACTCCGCCCGACGGCCACACAGCGGCGTCATTGAAAAAGAGGGTGTATCCCTGTTTCAGCCTCAGGAGGTTAAATGA
- the hisD gene encoding histidinol dehydrogenase, producing the protein MAYVLKTSKPVQERQEAQRQIRETVELILADIEARGNKAIRELAIKFDNYDRQDYRLSDAEINSCMRQLSRQDIADIEFAQEQVFNFARKQKACLLDLEVETRPGVILGHKNIPINAVGCYVPGGKYPLLASAHMSIITANVAGCSRIISCAPPFNGQPAPAIVAAQKMAGATEIYALGGIQAIGAMALGTDTLAPVDMLVGPGNAFVAEAKRQLFGRVGIDLFAGPTETLVIADESVDAEMCATDLLGQAEHGVTTPAILLTNSEKLARETMAEVERLLEKLPTADIARRAWEDYGEVIVCESYEEMLKEADRIASEHVQVMTERDDWFLANMTNYGALFLGPRTNVAYGDKVIGTNHTLPTQKAARYTGGLWVGKFMKTCTWQKVLSDEATAEIGSYCSRLSLLEGFAGHAEQANVRVRRYGNTDVPYATPAPVREKV; encoded by the coding sequence ATGGCCTATGTTCTAAAAACCAGTAAACCTGTGCAGGAACGTCAGGAAGCCCAGCGGCAAATAAGAGAAACGGTTGAACTTATTCTTGCTGATATTGAAGCGCGCGGGAATAAAGCCATTCGCGAATTAGCGATTAAATTCGATAACTACGATCGTCAGGATTATCGCCTGAGCGATGCCGAAATTAATAGCTGCATGCGCCAGCTAAGTCGTCAGGATATTGCGGATATTGAATTTGCCCAGGAGCAGGTTTTTAATTTCGCCCGCAAACAAAAAGCCTGCCTGCTGGATTTGGAAGTCGAGACGCGTCCTGGCGTTATTCTCGGTCACAAGAATATCCCGATTAACGCCGTCGGGTGCTATGTGCCGGGGGGCAAATATCCGCTGCTGGCGTCAGCGCATATGTCGATTATCACGGCTAACGTCGCGGGTTGTTCGCGCATTATCAGCTGCGCACCGCCCTTTAACGGCCAGCCAGCACCGGCGATCGTTGCCGCCCAGAAGATGGCAGGGGCAACGGAAATTTATGCTTTGGGGGGCATCCAGGCTATCGGCGCGATGGCACTCGGCACCGACACGCTGGCTCCGGTAGATATGCTGGTAGGGCCGGGCAACGCTTTCGTGGCGGAGGCAAAACGCCAGCTATTTGGCCGGGTTGGTATTGACCTGTTTGCCGGGCCGACTGAAACGTTGGTGATTGCCGATGAGAGCGTCGATGCAGAAATGTGCGCCACCGACCTCCTCGGGCAGGCAGAACACGGCGTAACCACACCTGCCATTTTGCTGACCAATTCAGAGAAGCTCGCCAGAGAGACGATGGCAGAAGTTGAACGGCTGCTGGAAAAACTACCTACCGCAGATATCGCCCGTCGCGCCTGGGAAGATTACGGAGAAGTGATCGTCTGCGAAAGCTACGAAGAGATGCTGAAAGAGGCCGATCGTATCGCCTCTGAACACGTACAGGTGATGACTGAACGTGACGACTGGTTCCTCGCCAATATGACCAACTACGGTGCGCTGTTCCTTGGCCCACGCACCAACGTAGCGTATGGCGATAAGGTGATTGGCACTAACCATACGCTGCCTACGCAGAAAGCTGCGCGTTACACCGGCGGCCTGTGGGTTGGCAAATTTATGAAGACGTGCACCTGGCAAAAGGTACTGAGCGACGAAGCCACGGCTGAAATTGGCAGCTACTGTTCACGCCTTTCGCTGCTGGAAGGATTTGCCGGACACGCTGAGCAGGCCAACGTTCGTGTGCGTCGCTATGGCAACACGGATGTGCCTTACGCCACGCCAGCACCGGTCAGAGAGAAGGTGTGA
- a CDS encoding nuclear transport factor 2 family protein translates to MSRLPGFSPQFDSIQQFITTLTHVVWEQKDIGQLADFYATPVVFITPEKQLTDLSQFMRHTLEAMYSFPQRSVLTEDILCTEAPGGEYYTSQRTMASIRHQGEGFFGAPTGKSVWVRTWADRICADGAIRQEWLLQDRAAIVAQLGLDVREFARSLGNAREQLGLENSPADVLHARWAGGPEGDDVEGPIAGVIERYLTMWAGGNSGTVPGLYHPAATLYAPGHCMGTGEAEISALLSGYRASFADSETQLHHLIVRKDANEPVRISLRWSLLTWHDGYGKFGAPTRKPVSISGISQLELRDGLIIREYLGIDELAIWSQIVNP, encoded by the coding sequence ATGAGCAGATTGCCCGGTTTCAGCCCCCAGTTTGACTCCATTCAGCAGTTTATTACCACGCTGACCCACGTTGTCTGGGAGCAGAAAGATATTGGTCAGCTGGCCGATTTTTATGCCACACCGGTGGTATTTATTACTCCGGAAAAACAGCTGACCGACCTTTCACAGTTTATGCGCCATACCCTGGAGGCGATGTACAGCTTCCCGCAGCGCAGCGTGCTGACGGAGGACATTCTCTGTACCGAAGCGCCAGGAGGTGAGTATTACACCTCTCAGCGGACAATGGCGTCGATTCGCCATCAGGGCGAGGGCTTTTTTGGTGCGCCGACGGGCAAGAGCGTCTGGGTGCGCACCTGGGCGGATCGTATTTGCGCCGATGGCGCGATACGTCAGGAGTGGTTGCTGCAGGACAGAGCCGCAATTGTTGCGCAGTTGGGGCTGGATGTGCGTGAATTTGCCCGCAGTCTGGGCAACGCCCGTGAGCAACTGGGGCTGGAAAACAGCCCGGCAGACGTACTGCACGCGCGCTGGGCGGGCGGCCCTGAAGGGGATGATGTTGAAGGCCCTATTGCAGGCGTGATTGAACGCTATCTGACCATGTGGGCGGGTGGTAACAGCGGTACTGTGCCCGGTTTGTACCATCCGGCCGCCACGTTATATGCGCCAGGCCACTGCATGGGCACCGGCGAGGCCGAAATCAGTGCTCTGCTCTCTGGATACCGTGCCTCGTTCGCCGACAGCGAAACCCAGCTTCACCATTTAATTGTGCGCAAAGATGCCAATGAGCCGGTGCGCATCTCGCTGCGCTGGTCACTTTTAACCTGGCATGACGGTTATGGAAAATTTGGCGCGCCGACGCGTAAACCTGTTTCTATTTCGGGTATTAGTCAGCTTGAATTGCGCGACGGTTTAATTATTCGTGAATATCTCGGAATAGATGAATTAGCGATATGGTCGCAAATCGTTAATCCGTAA
- a CDS encoding HpcH/HpaI aldolase family protein codes for MRVNKIKTAIAEHRPVINGWLAIPSSYSAEIMGHQGYDAVTVDLQHGMIDFASALAMLQALSATPAVPLVRVADDTPAQIMRLLDAGAYGVICPMISTAEQAQRFVSACRYPPHGNRSFGPARGLLYGGSDYPLHANHEILTLAMIETREGLANIDAILDTEGLDGVFIGPNDLSLTLTGTASAESTHPDMLAAIERVVSRCREKHKIAGIFCTSGTAAAHRIAGGFNFVTPANDVMQLGRASREAIALARGTEIPTTGASGY; via the coding sequence ATGCGAGTCAATAAAATCAAAACGGCGATTGCGGAACATCGCCCGGTCATCAACGGTTGGCTGGCCATTCCTTCCAGCTACAGCGCCGAAATCATGGGGCATCAGGGTTACGATGCGGTCACGGTCGATTTGCAGCACGGGATGATAGATTTCGCCAGTGCACTGGCGATGTTACAGGCTCTCTCGGCTACGCCTGCCGTACCGCTGGTGCGGGTCGCTGACGATACGCCAGCGCAGATTATGCGGCTATTAGACGCGGGCGCTTACGGCGTGATTTGTCCGATGATATCGACGGCAGAGCAGGCACAACGCTTCGTTTCTGCCTGTCGTTATCCACCGCATGGTAATCGTTCCTTCGGCCCTGCGCGGGGTCTGCTCTATGGTGGCTCCGACTATCCTCTGCATGCTAACCACGAAATTCTTACGCTGGCGATGATTGAAACCCGCGAAGGGCTTGCCAACATTGATGCGATTCTGGATACCGAAGGGCTGGACGGCGTCTTTATTGGCCCGAACGATCTTTCCCTGACGTTGACGGGGACTGCCAGCGCAGAATCCACCCATCCGGATATGCTCGCGGCCATTGAGCGGGTCGTCAGCCGCTGTCGGGAGAAGCACAAAATCGCCGGTATTTTCTGCACCTCCGGCACAGCCGCCGCGCACCGCATCGCCGGGGGCTTCAATTTTGTGACACCCGCTAACGACGTTATGCAACTGGGCCGCGCATCGCGCGAAGCGATCGCTCTTGCTCGCGGCACTGAAATCCCTACTACCGGCGCGTCCGGTTATTAA